TAACTTTTCAGCACCCGGCATCGCACCTGGGTCCAGGGGGCTGTCTCACTGGCAGGGCTTAAGGCAGCGTCCTGATGGGGTTCGGGACGAAGCCCTGACAAAGGCTTTCATGTCCAGGCTTTCCTTGAAAGGGTGCTGAATAGTGACTCTTTTGTTTTGTGAACCGGTTTAAAATAACACAATTATTTCTTATTCAATGTCAATATGGTTCATGTTCCGCAGAAAGTTTGATAGACGCGATTGTCGGCCTCCGGTAACGTTTGATAGGGGATAAGCTCCGGATGATCATCGTAAGGGCTGGACAGGGCTTCCAGAAGCTTTTTCACCAGGAGGAGGTCGCCCTTCTCTGAGGCGGTGTTCAGGGCTTCCTCTACCTTGTGGTTGCGGGGAATGATGGCGGGGTTACGGGTACGTCTGAGCTCCAGGGAGGCTGTGCGCGAGAGTGGCTCGCGTTCCAAACGAGCTTGCCATTTTTTGTGCCACTCTTTGAACGCCCTCTGCTGAAATATCTCCTCTGCGGGCGGAGAGTCGATGGAGAGGAACCGGAAGGTCCGGGTGTAGTCGATGCGGTTCTCCCGCATCCATGCCAACAGATTTGCGACCAGGGATGTATCCTCCGCATCTTCACCTGCGATGCCGAGCTTTGCGCACATCATCGCGTGCCATCGTGCTGCGAAAAGATCAGCAGAACCATGGATGACCTCTTCAGCCAGGGTGACGGCTTTTCCGTGGTCGTCGTGCAGCAACGGCAGCAGCGTCTCGGCGAAACGTGCCAAATTCCACTGAAGAATAGGGGGCTGGTTGCCGAAAGCGTAGCGGCCATGATGATCGATGGAACTGAAAACAGTAGTAGGATCATAGATATCCATGAATGCGCAGGGGCCATAATCGATGGTCTCCCCTGAAAGGGTCACGTTGTCGGTATTCATCACCCCGTGAACAAAACCGACCCGCATCCAATCAACCACCAGATCGATCTGGCGTTGCATCACCCCTCGCAGCAAGGCGAGGGGGGGATTCTCTTCTGTAGCCAGGTCGGGATAGTGACGGTGAATGGTGTGGTGGACCATGACACGAAGTGTCTCGACATCCCGGCGCATGGCCAGATACTGAAATGTCCCCACCCGCAAATGGGAGCTTGCCACCCGGGTCAGGATGGCACCCGGTAGCACGGTTTCGCGCAGGACTGGTTCGCCGGTGGTGACCACAGCCAGGCTTCGTGTTGTCGGAATACCCAATCCATGCATGGCCTCGCTGATGATATATTCCCTCAGCATGGGCCCCAGGGCTGCTTTTCCATCACCATTGCGGGAATACGGCGTGCGACCGGACCCCTTGAACTGGATATCAACCCGTTTGCCGGAAGGGGTGACATGCTCACCCAAAACGATCGCCCGCCCATCCCCCAACATGGTAAAATGGCCGAACTGATGGCCCGCATAGGCCTGGGCCAAGGGTTCCGATCCCTCAGGCAAGCGGTTCCCGGAAAAAAGTTGGGCGCAAGCTGCATCGTCCGATCCAGCAACCCGGAGCCCAAGTTCTTCGAGGAGCGCGTGATTCAGGATGACGAGTTCTGGAGAGTTGACCACTGTTGGCCGGAGCCGGGTGAACATGACCTCCGGCAAACGCGCATAGCTGTTTGCAAATTTCCACCCTGTGATGCACATTTCCGCCAATCTCTCCTTCGAGTGGGCCTTTGTGGATACATGGTGGCATGATGGTTTGGAGTGTGGGAGTGCCGCAAGGTTTTCCCCGCTGCAAGGTGACTCTCAGAGGGTTGAATCGTTACACGATTGGGAGGATCGAAAACACATGCGGCACGCCCAAACGACCATGACCATCCAAACACAAGGTGTGGGATTGTTGGAAATCACCAGAGAGATTGCCCAGTGGTTGCAGAAACAGGGTGTGCAAACGGGCCAGATAACCGTTTTTTGCCGGCACACATCGGCCAGCCTGACCATCCAGGAAAACGCCGACCCCGATGTTTTGCTGGATCTGGTCACTTTTTTCGACCGCCTGGTCCCGGAAGGCACCTCGTGGTTCCGGCACGCCAGCGAAGGACCGGATGATATGCCGGCACACATCAAAACTGCCCTCACACAGGTTTCCATCACCATTCCGGTTGCCCAAGGCCGGATGGTGCTGGGAACCTGGCAGGGCATCTACCTCTGTGAACACCGCCGGCAGCCACATCGAAGAGATGTGGTGCTGCATGTCATCGGAGAGTAAGGCTACCCTGCGAGGAAGAAAAACACATGGAACCTCTGGTGGGACATCATCCC
This portion of the Magnetococcales bacterium genome encodes:
- a CDS encoding YdiU family protein, translated to MCITGWKFANSYARLPEVMFTRLRPTVVNSPELVILNHALLEELGLRVAGSDDAACAQLFSGNRLPEGSEPLAQAYAGHQFGHFTMLGDGRAIVLGEHVTPSGKRVDIQFKGSGRTPYSRNGDGKAALGPMLREYIISEAMHGLGIPTTRSLAVVTTGEPVLRETVLPGAILTRVASSHLRVGTFQYLAMRRDVETLRVMVHHTIHRHYPDLATEENPPLALLRGVMQRQIDLVVDWMRVGFVHGVMNTDNVTLSGETIDYGPCAFMDIYDPTTVFSSIDHHGRYAFGNQPPILQWNLARFAETLLPLLHDDHGKAVTLAEEVIHGSADLFAARWHAMMCAKLGIAGEDAEDTSLVANLLAWMRENRIDYTRTFRFLSIDSPPAEEIFQQRAFKEWHKKWQARLEREPLSRTASLELRRTRNPAIIPRNHKVEEALNTASEKGDLLLVKKLLEALSSPYDDHPELIPYQTLPEADNRVYQTFCGT
- a CDS encoding YjbQ family protein, whose translation is MRHAQTTMTIQTQGVGLLEITREIAQWLQKQGVQTGQITVFCRHTSASLTIQENADPDVLLDLVTFFDRLVPEGTSWFRHASEGPDDMPAHIKTALTQVSITIPVAQGRMVLGTWQGIYLCEHRRQPHRRDVVLHVIGE